In Methylomonas sp. ZR1, one DNA window encodes the following:
- a CDS encoding PepSY-associated TM helix domain-containing protein: MNTATDSLLTPANRPPKKTNGGYLFLPKSLSRGAFLKWLRRTHAWFGLWGAALGLLFGFTGILMNHRDILKIPIGRMEQKEIQLALPEPHPADPKAMATWLGETLSIDTSHAKIRKEPGKTVTWNNQPVQQPASWQINVRNPQKLLSADYWEGNAFVTVKQGEANLLTTLNNLHKGTGMGVGWVLLVDTLAGGLILLALTGTLLWTRLHGNRLAAAGLGLGSMSLAVFFALQAISG; this comes from the coding sequence ATGAACACCGCAACCGACTCATTATTGACGCCAGCCAACCGCCCGCCCAAGAAAACCAACGGCGGCTACTTGTTTTTACCGAAAAGTCTATCGCGCGGCGCCTTTCTGAAATGGCTGCGCCGCACCCATGCCTGGTTCGGGCTGTGGGGCGCGGCGTTGGGCTTGCTGTTCGGCTTTACCGGGATTTTAATGAATCATCGTGACATCTTGAAAATTCCGATTGGCCGCATGGAACAAAAAGAAATTCAGCTGGCCTTGCCGGAACCTCATCCCGCGGACCCAAAAGCAATGGCAACCTGGCTGGGTGAAACGCTGAGCATCGATACGTCCCACGCCAAAATCCGCAAGGAACCCGGTAAAACCGTGACCTGGAACAATCAGCCGGTTCAACAGCCGGCCTCCTGGCAGATCAACGTGCGCAATCCGCAAAAACTGTTGTCTGCCGACTATTGGGAAGGCAACGCCTTTGTCACGGTCAAGCAAGGCGAGGCCAACCTGTTGACCACTTTGAATAATCTGCACAAAGGTACTGGCATGGGCGTGGGCTGGGTGCTGTTGGTGGATACCTTGGCGGGCGGTTTGATCCTGCTAGCCTTAACCGGTACTTTATTGTGGACCAGGCTGCACGGCAACCGTTTGGCCGCCGCCGGCTTAGGGCTGGGCTCCATGAGTTTGGCGGTGTTTTTTGCCTTGCAAGCCATCTCGGGTTAG
- a CDS encoding Fe2+-dependent dioxygenase yields MLIQIPEVLSPAELQQLGDMLADAPWADGRITAGSQSAQVKNNWQLPEQTEQSQAARAILLNALNRNPLFLSAALPKKIFPPLFNRYAGEHNTFGNHIDNAIRHCPISGERVRTDLSATIFLAEPDSYDGGELVIEDTYGEHAVKLAAGDMLLYPGSSLHRVEPVTRGARLASFFWLESMVRETERRRLLFEMDMAILELRNTQGDTAPTVNLTGCYHNLLRMWAEV; encoded by the coding sequence ATGTTGATCCAAATTCCAGAAGTCCTATCCCCTGCCGAACTACAACAGCTCGGCGATATGCTGGCCGACGCGCCTTGGGCGGATGGCCGCATCACCGCCGGCAGCCAGTCGGCACAGGTTAAAAACAACTGGCAACTGCCGGAGCAAACCGAGCAAAGTCAGGCCGCCCGTGCCATTCTGCTGAATGCGCTGAATCGCAATCCCCTGTTTCTGTCGGCTGCTCTGCCGAAAAAGATTTTCCCACCTTTGTTCAATCGTTATGCCGGTGAACACAACACCTTCGGCAACCACATTGATAACGCCATCCGCCACTGCCCGATCAGCGGCGAACGGGTGCGCACCGATTTGTCGGCGACGATTTTCCTGGCTGAGCCCGACAGCTACGACGGCGGCGAACTGGTCATCGAAGATACTTACGGCGAACACGCCGTGAAGCTCGCGGCCGGGGACATGCTGCTGTATCCCGGTTCCAGCCTGCATCGGGTGGAACCGGTGACGCGCGGCGCGCGGCTGGCTTCGTTCTTTTGGCTGGAAAGCATGGTGCGGGAAACCGAACGCCGCCGCCTGTTATTTGAAATGGATATGGCTATCCTGGAATTGCGCAACACCCAAGGCGACACCGCGCCGACCGTCAACCTGACGGGCTGTTACCACAACCTGCTGAGGATGTGGGCGGAGGTGTGA
- a CDS encoding TonB-dependent siderophore receptor — translation MKNTFYPVWIGALCLAIHTEIASADTDLTELNLEELLSVKITSVSKKTQALGDAAAAVFVISNDDIKRAGATNIPDALRLAPGIDVGRIDANKWAVSSRGFNGRFSNKLLVLIDGRNIYTPAFSGVYWEMQDVMLEDVERIEVIRGSGAALWGANAVNGVINIITKHAADTQGGLLSAGGGSEERGFGAFRYGGKLNENTSGRAYLKGFDRDSLSRANGQPAGDAWSKMQGGFRIDSDWSAADSATVQGDVYHSNLNQQIGLATFTAPYRETIADQVQATGGNLLGRLQHRISDTSNYALQLYFDSYDRRESFIEEERYTGDVDFQHRFALNDWNDIIWGAGYRYTYTKENQVKQTLVNFTPPQRGESYFSTFLQDQLTLVDEQLWLTLGSKLEHNDYTGIEVQPTARLLWGPDPNHRLWAAISRGVRIPSRVDAHMELIGQVVPPLTSPNSTPLPLALAVTGSNAYQSEEVLAYETGYRYTPSNSFSLDVSLFYNDYQNLRSYHPGAIDPANVPFFIKQPLIIDNTGKGKTYGVETAVVWKMLDWWRWDLSYSVLKTELTSNPYYQEAVSPQHKTSLRAMLNPIPDITLDAWLRYVDNASAFTLSGPAYIKAYTTLDLRLAWKLNQAVELSLVGQNLLDNQHLEYIQETFTQAAEVQRGVYGKVVWEF, via the coding sequence ATGAAAAATACCTTTTACCCCGTTTGGATAGGCGCGCTGTGCTTGGCTATTCATACGGAGATTGCTTCGGCCGATACCGATTTAACCGAGTTGAATTTAGAAGAACTGCTATCGGTAAAAATCACATCCGTTTCCAAAAAAACCCAAGCGCTAGGCGATGCGGCGGCGGCGGTATTTGTGATTAGCAACGACGACATAAAACGCGCCGGCGCCACTAACATTCCTGATGCGCTGCGTCTGGCACCCGGTATTGACGTGGGCCGCATCGACGCCAACAAATGGGCCGTCAGCTCGCGCGGTTTTAATGGCCGGTTTTCCAATAAATTACTGGTGCTGATCGACGGTAGAAATATCTACACACCGGCTTTCTCGGGTGTGTATTGGGAAATGCAGGATGTCATGCTGGAGGACGTGGAGCGCATCGAGGTGATTCGCGGCTCCGGCGCAGCGCTATGGGGAGCCAACGCCGTGAATGGCGTGATCAACATCATCACCAAACATGCCGCGGATACCCAAGGCGGCTTACTCAGCGCCGGCGGCGGTAGCGAGGAACGCGGATTCGGTGCATTCCGCTATGGCGGCAAACTCAACGAAAACACCAGCGGCCGCGCCTATCTCAAAGGTTTTGATCGTGACTCGCTCAGCAGAGCCAACGGCCAGCCAGCCGGCGATGCCTGGAGCAAAATGCAAGGCGGCTTTCGCATCGACTCAGACTGGTCGGCCGCCGACTCCGCCACCGTACAAGGCGATGTTTATCATAGCAATTTAAACCAGCAAATCGGATTAGCTACGTTCACCGCGCCTTATCGAGAAACGATTGCCGACCAGGTACAAGCCACCGGCGGCAACTTGCTGGGCCGTCTACAACACCGCATCTCCGATACGTCAAATTACGCCCTACAACTGTACTTCGACAGTTACGACCGCAGAGAAAGTTTTATTGAAGAAGAGCGTTATACCGGCGACGTCGATTTTCAACACCGCTTTGCGCTAAACGACTGGAACGACATCATCTGGGGAGCGGGTTATCGGTATACCTATACCAAAGAAAACCAAGTGAAGCAGACCTTAGTTAATTTCACGCCACCTCAACGCGGCGAGAGTTATTTCAGTACCTTCTTGCAGGACCAATTAACCTTGGTGGACGAGCAACTATGGCTGACGCTGGGTTCCAAACTGGAGCACAACGATTACACCGGCATCGAAGTGCAACCCACCGCCCGCCTGCTGTGGGGACCTGACCCCAATCACCGGCTGTGGGCCGCTATTTCCCGAGGCGTGCGCATTCCGTCGCGGGTGGATGCGCATATGGAGTTAATCGGCCAAGTCGTACCGCCGCTGACCAGCCCCAACAGCACACCTTTACCGCTCGCCCTCGCGGTAACCGGTTCCAACGCTTACCAATCCGAAGAGGTGCTGGCCTACGAAACCGGCTATCGATACACCCCCAGCAACAGCTTCTCCCTAGATGTATCGTTGTTTTATAACGATTATCAAAATCTGCGCTCCTATCATCCTGGAGCGATAGACCCGGCAAATGTGCCGTTTTTTATCAAACAGCCTTTGATCATCGACAATACCGGCAAAGGCAAAACCTATGGCGTGGAAACCGCAGTAGTTTGGAAAATGCTGGATTGGTGGCGCTGGGACCTGAGTTATAGCGTGTTGAAAACCGAGCTGACCAGCAATCCCTATTACCAGGAAGCAGTATCGCCGCAGCACAAAACCTCGTTGCGCGCGATGCTCAATCCCATACCGGACATTACCCTGGATGCCTGGCTGCGATATGTGGACAACGCCAGCGCCTTTACCTTAAGCGGGCCGGCATACATTAAAGCCTACACCACCCTGGATTTGCGTCTGGCCTGGAAGCTCAATCAAGCCGTCGAATTATCGCTGGTCGGCCAAAACCTGTTGGACAACCAACATCTGGAATACATTCAGGAAACTTTCACCCAGGCTGCCGAAGTGCAACGCGGCGTTTATGGCAAAGTGGTTTGGGAGTTTTGA
- a CDS encoding nitrogen fixation protein, whose product MNEILIAVAVEKEGNIAPHAGRASRWLVYVAGNAAEASLAWTLDLTEIGSLHEWHVRGDGNRHPLHYVDVAIAGSAGDGVKRNLLERNTELHTTSETSPLQAVAAYLAGELVDGLPHEEAHCLKTSDQ is encoded by the coding sequence ATGAACGAAATACTAATTGCCGTGGCTGTTGAAAAAGAGGGGAATATTGCGCCGCATGCCGGCCGGGCATCGCGCTGGCTGGTCTATGTTGCCGGAAATGCAGCTGAGGCAAGTTTGGCCTGGACGCTCGATTTAACTGAGATTGGCAGCCTGCACGAATGGCATGTGCGCGGCGACGGCAATCGGCATCCGCTGCATTATGTTGATGTGGCGATTGCCGGGTCGGCGGGAGACGGGGTGAAGCGGAACCTGCTGGAGAGAAATACTGAGCTGCATACCACCAGCGAGACATCGCCTTTGCAAGCAGTGGCCGCCTATCTGGCCGGCGAACTTGTCGATGGCCTGCCGCACGAGGAAGCACATTGCCTAAAAACCAGCGATCAGTGA
- a CDS encoding class I SAM-dependent methyltransferase produces the protein MIRILLATAVIAALVACPASEDAHSTATGTEPVLTLEAAVAGKWRDPANVARDSWRHPLQTLTFFGVNPQQTVIEITPGYGWYAEILAPLLRENGHYIAAVINPESAVKNSAKHYYAKQLNALERKLRAAPSLYGSPEIRLYDEAKPTFGAPASADVVLTFRNVHNWREADSVALMFKGFFDVLKPGGTLGLVEHRANGDVADDDFSGYIGQNQLIAWAGAAGFVLQAASEINANPLDSKDREGGVWRLPPAFSQGSKDRDKYAAIGESDRMTLRFIKPGAALGAVQ, from the coding sequence GTGATTCGAATACTGCTTGCCACCGCAGTTATCGCCGCTCTGGTTGCCTGTCCTGCGTCGGAGGACGCACATTCCACAGCGACGGGCACTGAGCCGGTATTGACACTGGAAGCAGCGGTTGCCGGCAAGTGGCGCGACCCTGCCAACGTCGCCCGCGACAGCTGGCGGCATCCGTTGCAAACGCTGACATTCTTCGGCGTGAATCCTCAGCAGACTGTGATCGAAATTACGCCGGGTTATGGTTGGTACGCGGAGATTCTGGCACCTTTGCTTCGGGAAAACGGCCATTACATCGCCGCGGTGATAAACCCTGAGAGTGCCGTCAAGAACAGCGCCAAGCATTATTATGCAAAGCAACTCAACGCGCTTGAGCGCAAATTGCGTGCTGCACCAAGCCTATACGGTAGTCCGGAGATTCGGCTTTATGACGAAGCCAAGCCGACGTTTGGCGCACCCGCTTCAGCGGATGTGGTGCTAACGTTCCGCAATGTCCATAACTGGCGGGAAGCGGATAGCGTGGCATTGATGTTCAAAGGTTTTTTCGACGTGCTTAAACCTGGCGGTACGCTGGGGCTGGTCGAACATCGGGCAAACGGCGATGTGGCGGACGACGATTTTTCGGGGTATATCGGCCAAAATCAGCTGATTGCCTGGGCCGGTGCGGCCGGCTTTGTATTGCAGGCTGCCAGCGAGATCAATGCCAACCCGTTGGACAGCAAAGACCGCGAGGGCGGCGTGTGGCGCTTGCCGCCGGCATTCAGCCAAGGCAGCAAGGATAGGGATAAATACGCCGCGATCGGCGAAAGTGATCGAATGACCTTGCGGTTTATAAAGCCTGGCGCGGCGCTTGGTGCGGTGCAATAG
- a CDS encoding EAL domain-containing protein produces MVNAGKILVVDDTSASLKLLSDLLKAEGYEVRSAINGELAVNFATANPPDLVLLDILMPGMGGFEVCRLLKAHPDTRHVPIIFISALSDPDEKVQGFELGAVDFVTKPYQREELLARVRTHLEIDRLRNHLEELVEERSHQLLESEKKLRVSLNDLVAAHSLMHTLLRTIPDLVWLKDLQGVYISCNLQFERLYGAKEADIVGKTDYEFTSRELADFFRDHDRKALAAGKVCANEEWLTFADNGYYGLFETLKTPVLNQDGKPIGVLGIARDVTERKAAEAKVQRHMQLYAALSHCNKAIVHSADETELFLEICRAAVEFGGMKMAWVGVFAADQCSIRPVASFGEGAEELATIDMCMDAASAFGRGPASVAIREQRPCWCQDFINDPMTVPWREQGLRAGWAASAALPLLKNDQAVGAFVLYADEANAFDDAARDLLVEMSMDINFALENFSRALAQKQAEAEIERLAFYDPLTNLPNRRLLYDRLQQAIVTNARHDKHGAALFIDLDNFKALNDTKGHTIGDLLLIEVAQRLRECVREGDTVARLGGDEFVMILNSLSADETRASAHTKMLAGKILAAINQPYSLQGYDHHCSASMGICMFRNQHITAEELLKYTDTALYQAKRGGRNKLLFYDPVMQAALETRAVLESNLRVALSEQQLVLYYQMQVNRAGQILGAEVLIRWLHPERGLVSPAEFIPLAEDTGLILPIGKWVMDSACAQLKAWENDPLKSELQLAVNVSALQFHQDDFVEQVRLALARCDLSPNRLKLELTESLVLDDIDDAIVKMQQLRDFGVRFSMDDFGTGYSSLNYLTKLPIDQLKIDQSFVRNITVSQSDAVIVQTIIGMADNLGIESIAEGVETEEQLTFLERQGCQLYQGYLFSKPIPLADFEALCIKKPESFGLP; encoded by the coding sequence ATGGTAAATGCAGGCAAAATTCTGGTCGTTGACGACACTTCGGCGTCTTTGAAGTTGCTGTCGGACCTGCTTAAGGCTGAAGGGTACGAGGTGCGCTCGGCGATAAACGGTGAGCTGGCTGTTAATTTTGCTACTGCCAATCCGCCTGATTTGGTGTTGCTGGATATTCTGATGCCGGGTATGGGCGGCTTTGAGGTTTGCCGTTTGCTTAAAGCACATCCGGATACCCGCCATGTGCCGATTATTTTCATCAGTGCGCTGTCGGACCCGGACGAAAAAGTCCAAGGCTTTGAGCTGGGCGCGGTGGACTTTGTCACCAAGCCGTATCAACGTGAGGAGCTGCTGGCGCGCGTGCGCACACATTTGGAAATCGACCGGCTGCGCAATCATCTGGAAGAGTTGGTGGAAGAGCGTAGCCACCAGCTCCTGGAGAGCGAGAAAAAGCTCAGAGTCAGTCTGAACGATCTGGTTGCAGCCCATAGCCTCATGCACACCTTGCTGCGGACTATTCCCGATCTGGTCTGGTTAAAGGATCTGCAGGGTGTGTATATCAGCTGCAATCTGCAATTCGAACGCTTATACGGCGCCAAGGAAGCCGACATCGTCGGCAAGACCGATTACGAATTTACTTCCAGGGAGCTGGCCGATTTTTTCCGGGACCATGATCGCAAAGCGCTGGCCGCCGGCAAGGTTTGCGCCAACGAAGAATGGCTGACTTTCGCTGATAACGGTTACTACGGCTTGTTCGAAACTCTGAAGACACCGGTATTGAATCAGGACGGCAAACCGATAGGCGTACTCGGCATTGCCCGCGACGTGACCGAGCGTAAAGCAGCAGAAGCGAAAGTCCAACGCCACATGCAGCTCTATGCGGCCTTGAGTCATTGCAATAAAGCCATCGTCCACAGTGCCGACGAAACCGAACTGTTTCTGGAAATTTGCCGTGCTGCCGTGGAGTTTGGCGGTATGAAAATGGCTTGGGTTGGCGTGTTTGCGGCCGATCAGTGTTCGATACGCCCGGTCGCCAGTTTTGGGGAAGGCGCGGAAGAGTTGGCTACTATCGATATGTGCATGGATGCCGCCAGTGCTTTCGGCCGCGGTCCCGCCAGCGTGGCAATCCGCGAACAACGCCCTTGCTGGTGTCAGGATTTTATTAACGATCCGATGACCGTGCCGTGGCGCGAACAAGGCTTGCGCGCCGGCTGGGCGGCGTCGGCTGCGTTGCCTTTACTCAAAAACGATCAGGCGGTCGGCGCATTCGTACTGTACGCTGACGAAGCGAACGCCTTCGACGATGCGGCGCGCGACCTGTTGGTCGAAATGTCCATGGATATTAACTTTGCCTTGGAAAATTTCAGCCGCGCGTTGGCTCAAAAACAGGCGGAAGCCGAGATCGAGCGCCTAGCGTTTTACGATCCCTTAACCAATCTGCCGAATCGCCGTCTGCTTTACGACCGTCTGCAACAAGCCATAGTCACCAATGCCCGGCATGATAAGCATGGTGCGGCCTTGTTTATTGACTTGGATAACTTCAAAGCGCTCAACGACACCAAAGGCCATACGATTGGCGACTTGCTGCTGATCGAGGTTGCCCAGCGTCTGCGAGAATGCGTGCGTGAAGGCGATACCGTCGCCAGGCTGGGCGGCGACGAATTTGTGATGATATTGAACAGTCTAAGTGCGGACGAAACCCGTGCGTCTGCCCATACCAAAATGCTGGCTGGTAAAATCCTTGCTGCCATTAATCAGCCTTATTCGTTGCAGGGATACGATCACCATTGCTCCGCCAGCATGGGTATCTGCATGTTTCGCAACCAACATATTACGGCAGAGGAATTGCTGAAATACACCGATACCGCGCTTTACCAAGCCAAACGCGGCGGCCGTAACAAGCTGCTGTTTTACGATCCGGTGATGCAGGCCGCTTTGGAAACCCGCGCGGTATTGGAAAGCAATTTGCGTGTGGCGCTAAGCGAGCAGCAATTGGTGCTGTATTACCAGATGCAGGTCAACCGCGCCGGTCAGATTCTTGGCGCAGAAGTCTTGATACGTTGGCTCCATCCCGAGCGCGGCTTGGTTTCGCCTGCGGAATTTATTCCATTGGCCGAGGACACTGGCTTGATCTTGCCGATTGGTAAATGGGTCATGGACTCGGCTTGTGCGCAGCTCAAAGCCTGGGAAAACGATCCGCTTAAGTCTGAGTTACAGCTTGCTGTGAATGTCAGCGCCCTACAGTTTCATCAGGATGATTTCGTGGAGCAAGTGCGGCTTGCCCTGGCGCGCTGCGATTTGAGCCCCAATCGGCTGAAACTTGAGCTCACCGAGAGTTTGGTGCTGGATGACATTGACGATGCGATTGTGAAGATGCAGCAACTGCGTGATTTTGGCGTGCGTTTTTCGATGGACGATTTTGGCACCGGCTATTCGTCGCTGAACTATCTGACCAAGTTACCGATAGACCAATTGAAGATCGATCAGTCCTTCGTGCGCAATATTACGGTATCCCAAAGTGATGCGGTGATTGTGCAAACCATCATCGGCATGGCCGATAACTTGGGTATCGAAAGTATCGCCGAAGGCGTTGAAACCGAAGAGCAGTTGACATTCTTGGAACGGCAAGGCTGTCAGTTATATCAGGGCTACTTGTTCAGTAAGCCGATACCGTTGGCTGATTTTGAAGCACTGTGCATTAAAAAGCCGGAGTCTTTTGGATTGCCTTGA
- a CDS encoding PAS domain S-box protein, producing MSIQATIYNRLAAVLWGAALLAFVLAVAGLALFHSMTLEQRVRQIMEPYAQLVAVGTEAAVAFEDPTRAQEVLDTLRANPQIQEADIFLDDGRMLASLNHTASEPPRSMPTLADGIYLNHDTAKLLQGLGKGGRLRIVMGLEQLSQQTHQLLWLFGAGMLVLLAATLGQLAVLRRTIIQPIASLTVAAERVRLSADYRHRVPVVGADELARLGESFNAMLEAVEEREMALSRLNTFHRTILDNAAYAIVSTSADGTVTSFNLAAERLLGYTADELIGQHTPALWHDAAEIQRRAQTLSAELGVLINPGFEVFTAHSQRGLREENEWTFICKDGTRVPVNLSITALQGEGGAVSGFVGLVYDLTERKQAQHQLQLLTYALDQVKESIFLMPGNDPKFLYANQGAANRLGYSRDELTRGMGVFDIDPSWSPDVWEKFWPVLSVSRQMQFETSHRTRDGRVFPVEVTGNCFEFDGKTYNLAICRDISERKNAEKLLSEYAAIIESTEDAIIGKTLDSVITSWNKGAERMFGYRADEIVGHSIAILIPGECQNEEREIQDRVRRGESIRHYETIRRRKDGQLIDVSVTVSPLRNSKGEIVGASKIARDITDRKRAENELMRYRNELENTVQQRTAELLLARDAAEAANKAKSVFLANMSHELRTPMNAILGFSAILLKNARLQDGDRANVEIINRSGEHLLNLINDVLEMAKIEAGRVQLEDAPFDLGEMVLDVMKMMQVRAAEKNLQIVVDQSSSFPRYIIGDQARLRQILINLVGNALKFTQQGGVVIRLSTKNNAIAHLLIEVEDSGPGIAAEDQKHIFEPFVQIGQLADNKGTGLGLSITRQFVQLMKGSISLESAPGQGSLFRIDVPLKQAQAADITDLYRLEERMVLGVMPGQDNYRILIIEDQLENRLLLVNLMEAVGFQVKVAENGELGVACFQSWQPHLIWMDIQMPVMDGLEATRIIRSLPGGKQVKIVAVTASAFTEQRADIMAAGMDDLICKPFRANEIYDCLTRLLGVRYVYADSPAIMPEDVILTPEMLSVVPQNLREDLQLAVNNLDSERIGGIIQQIAAYDLRVAAALTRLAEAYEYPTILNVLGTN from the coding sequence GTTGGCGTTCGTGTTGGCTGTGGCGGGGCTGGCGCTGTTTCACAGTATGACCCTGGAACAGCGCGTGCGGCAGATCATGGAGCCATACGCGCAGTTGGTCGCTGTGGGCACAGAGGCTGCGGTGGCTTTCGAAGATCCCACGCGGGCTCAGGAAGTGCTGGATACCTTGCGCGCCAATCCGCAAATTCAAGAGGCGGATATTTTTTTAGATGACGGGCGGATGCTGGCCAGCCTCAACCACACTGCCTCCGAGCCGCCGCGGAGTATGCCAACCTTAGCCGATGGCATTTATCTAAACCACGATACCGCGAAGTTACTGCAGGGTTTAGGCAAAGGCGGGCGCTTGCGCATCGTGATGGGTTTGGAGCAATTGAGTCAGCAAACTCACCAGCTGCTCTGGTTATTCGGTGCCGGTATGCTGGTGCTGTTGGCCGCTACCTTAGGGCAACTGGCGGTGCTGCGGCGGACTATCATTCAGCCGATTGCTTCCTTAACCGTCGCTGCGGAGCGGGTTCGGCTGTCCGCCGACTACCGGCACCGGGTTCCTGTTGTCGGCGCCGATGAATTGGCGCGCTTGGGGGAAAGCTTCAACGCCATGTTGGAAGCGGTTGAAGAACGTGAAATGGCATTGTCCCGGCTTAACACCTTTCATCGTACGATTTTGGACAACGCGGCCTATGCCATCGTCTCTACATCCGCCGACGGCACTGTTACCAGCTTCAATTTAGCCGCGGAGCGCTTGTTGGGGTATACGGCCGACGAGTTGATAGGCCAACACACCCCGGCACTTTGGCACGATGCAGCCGAGATCCAACGGCGTGCTCAGACATTGTCTGCAGAACTGGGTGTCTTGATTAATCCGGGATTCGAAGTGTTTACCGCGCATTCTCAACGGGGTCTACGCGAAGAAAACGAGTGGACTTTTATCTGCAAGGACGGGACGCGCGTGCCGGTCAATCTGTCTATAACGGCTTTACAGGGGGAGGGCGGCGCCGTTAGCGGGTTCGTTGGCTTGGTTTACGATCTGACCGAGCGGAAACAGGCGCAGCACCAACTGCAATTGCTGACTTATGCCCTGGATCAAGTGAAGGAATCCATATTCCTGATGCCGGGGAACGATCCGAAATTTCTTTATGCGAATCAGGGGGCCGCCAACCGATTAGGCTACAGTCGAGATGAGCTTACCCGCGGTATGGGGGTGTTTGATATTGATCCCAGCTGGTCGCCGGACGTGTGGGAGAAATTTTGGCCGGTGCTGTCTGTGAGTCGCCAAATGCAATTCGAAACCAGTCACCGGACACGTGATGGCCGGGTTTTCCCGGTGGAAGTGACCGGTAACTGTTTTGAGTTTGATGGCAAGACATACAATCTGGCGATTTGCCGGGATATTAGCGAGCGCAAAAACGCCGAGAAATTGTTGTCGGAATACGCCGCGATCATTGAATCCACTGAAGATGCCATTATCGGTAAAACTCTCGATAGCGTCATTACCAGCTGGAACAAGGGTGCGGAACGCATGTTTGGCTATAGGGCCGACGAGATCGTCGGTCATTCGATTGCTATTTTGATACCCGGAGAATGCCAAAATGAGGAGCGGGAAATTCAGGATAGAGTCAGGCGGGGAGAATCGATTAGGCATTACGAGACGATCCGCCGCCGTAAGGATGGGCAATTGATTGACGTTTCGGTAACGGTGTCGCCGTTGCGAAATTCAAAAGGCGAAATTGTCGGGGCTTCCAAAATTGCCCGCGACATCACTGATCGCAAACGCGCAGAAAACGAACTGATGCGCTACCGAAACGAGTTGGAAAACACTGTGCAGCAACGGACGGCGGAATTGCTGTTGGCTCGCGATGCCGCCGAAGCGGCGAATAAAGCCAAGAGTGTATTCCTGGCTAACATGAGCCACGAATTGCGCACGCCGATGAACGCGATTCTCGGTTTTTCCGCCATTCTGCTGAAAAATGCCCGGCTACAAGACGGTGATCGCGCCAACGTCGAAATTATCAATCGTAGCGGCGAGCACTTGTTGAATTTGATTAATGACGTGCTGGAAATGGCCAAGATAGAAGCGGGCCGGGTCCAGTTGGAAGATGCGCCATTCGATTTGGGGGAAATGGTGCTGGATGTGATGAAGATGATGCAGGTACGCGCGGCCGAGAAAAACCTGCAAATAGTCGTCGATCAGTCTTCCTCATTTCCGCGCTATATCATCGGTGACCAGGCCCGCTTGCGCCAGATATTGATCAATCTGGTGGGCAACGCATTGAAATTTACCCAGCAAGGCGGGGTGGTCATACGCTTGTCCACCAAGAACAACGCCATCGCCCATTTGCTGATTGAAGTTGAGGACTCCGGTCCTGGGATTGCCGCTGAAGACCAAAAGCATATTTTCGAACCGTTTGTGCAGATAGGACAGCTGGCCGACAACAAAGGTACCGGGCTGGGCTTAAGCATCACCCGCCAATTTGTGCAATTAATGAAGGGCTCCATCAGTCTGGAGAGTGCACCGGGGCAAGGTTCGCTGTTTCGCATTGATGTACCGCTGAAGCAGGCGCAGGCCGCCGATATTACCGATTTGTACCGATTGGAAGAACGCATGGTGCTGGGCGTGATGCCGGGGCAGGATAATTATCGGATTCTGATAATCGAAGATCAGCTGGAGAATCGATTATTGCTGGTGAATCTGATGGAGGCCGTGGGCTTTCAGGTTAAGGTAGCCGAGAACGGCGAGTTGGGCGTGGCATGTTTCCAAAGTTGGCAGCCACACTTAATCTGGATGGATATACAGATGCCGGTCATGGATGGTTTGGAGGCGACCAGAATCATTCGAAGCTTGCCGGGTGGCAAGCAGGTGAAGATCGTCGCGGTCACGGCGTCGGCTTTCACCGAGCAACGGGCGGATATTATGGCGGCCGGCATGGACGACTTAATCTGTAAGCCTTTCCGGGCCAACGAAATTTACGACTGTCTAACCCGTCTATTGGGCGTGCGCTATGTTTATGCAGACTCACCGGCAATCATGCCGGAGGACGTGATTTTGACGCCGGAGATGCTGTCGGTCGTGCCGCAGAATTTACGCGAGGATTTGCAGTTGGCGGTGAATAATCTGGACAGCGAGCGTATAGGCGGGATTATTCAACAGATTGCAGCGTACGATCTGCGGGTGGCCGCTGCATTGACTCGGCTTGCCGAAGCTTATGAATATCCGACTATTCTTAATGTATTGGGAACTAACTAA